From the genome of uncultured Bacteroides sp., one region includes:
- a CDS encoding glycoside hydrolase family 130 protein: MDIAKRSQANPLLTPRNLKARIDGMEITCLLNPGVFRYQGKIWLLLRVAERPIQKEGIISFPIYNKEGKIEVVSFSKDDPELDSTDPRVIGYKGQNYLTTMSYLRLVSSEDGIHFKDEPEYPPIFGEGELESFGIEDCRVATCKDGFYLTYTKVSSVAVGVGLIHTNDWKNYTRHGMIFPPHNKDCALFEEKIGDKYFALHRPSSPELGGNYIWLAESPDRFHWGNHKCVATTRAGMWDSARVGAGAAPIRTEQGWLEIYHGANKDNRYCLGALLLDLNDPSKVIARSNDPIMEPIASYEQTGFFGNVIFTNGHLIDGDQITMYYGASDEVICRAELSIREILNTLK, encoded by the coding sequence ATGGATATAGCTAAAAGATCTCAAGCGAATCCCCTACTTACTCCCCGTAATTTAAAAGCCAGAATAGACGGAATGGAAATAACTTGTCTACTAAACCCGGGAGTATTTAGATATCAGGGCAAAATCTGGTTACTCTTGCGCGTTGCAGAACGGCCGATACAGAAAGAAGGCATCATCAGTTTTCCTATATATAATAAGGAGGGGAAAATAGAAGTTGTTTCATTCTCCAAAGACGACCCTGAACTGGATTCAACAGATCCTCGCGTAATTGGTTATAAAGGACAGAATTACCTGACAACCATGTCTTATCTGCGACTCGTTTCGAGTGAAGATGGCATACATTTTAAAGATGAACCGGAATATCCGCCTATCTTCGGAGAAGGTGAATTAGAATCATTTGGCATTGAAGACTGCCGGGTAGCCACTTGCAAAGATGGATTCTACCTTACTTACACAAAGGTTTCATCCGTCGCCGTAGGGGTCGGACTCATTCACACGAACGACTGGAAGAACTATACACGTCATGGAATGATTTTTCCTCCGCACAATAAAGACTGTGCTTTGTTTGAAGAAAAAATTGGTGATAAATACTTTGCTCTGCACAGGCCCAGCAGTCCGGAGCTTGGCGGAAACTATATCTGGTTGGCAGAATCACCAGACAGGTTTCACTGGGGAAATCATAAATGTGTAGCCACTACTCGTGCGGGGATGTGGGATAGTGCACGAGTAGGTGCAGGTGCTGCTCCCATAAGAACAGAACAAGGCTGGTTGGAAATTTATCACGGTGCCAATAAAGACAATCGCTATTGCCTGGGAGCGTTACTACTCGACCTGAACGATCCTTCCAAGGTTATTGCCAGAAGTAACGATCCTATCATGGAGCCCATTGCCAGTTATGAACAAACCGGCTTCTTCGGTAATGTAATATTCACCAATGGGCACTTGATAGACGGAGACCAGATAACGATGTACTACGGTGCCAGTGATGAAGTGATTTGTAGAGCCGAACTATCCATTCGTGAAATATTGAATACTTTAAAGTAA
- a CDS encoding MFS transporter, whose translation MNKLKKEYLFFKQQEHNMRILLVTNMLYALVLPVVEIFVGAYIMRNTSAPIMVAFYQLAMYIGIVTTSLVNGFLLKKYKAKTLYAAGILVSGLSMFGMMTIHSLGFMELGLAGFFLGAASGFFWTNRYLLTLYNTKDDNRNYFFGLESFFFSIASIGVPLIIGAFISQIDGKEIFGFVFDVNKSYRIVTMVEVVITIIACGVLWKGNFDAPKETSFMYFKFHRLWKKMLLLASLKGMVQGFLVTAPAILVLKLVGNEGALGLIQGVSGALTAVLVYILGRMAKPEDRLKIFAGGLLVFFAGTLCNGILFSATGVILFVLCKVIFQPLFDLAYFPIMMKTIDAVTKIEKRNEYAYIMSHEFGLFLGRAFGLLLFIFLAYCISQDFALKYALIIVAGLQLLAYPLAKNIINQTNIDKKDENEK comes from the coding sequence ATGAACAAACTAAAAAAAGAATACTTGTTTTTTAAGCAGCAAGAGCATAACATGCGCATTCTGTTGGTAACCAACATGCTTTATGCATTAGTACTTCCTGTTGTGGAAATCTTCGTCGGTGCCTACATCATGCGCAACACCAGCGCACCTATAATGGTGGCTTTCTATCAGTTAGCCATGTATATAGGTATTGTTACCACCTCGCTTGTCAACGGTTTCCTGCTGAAAAAATATAAAGCCAAAACGCTCTATGCTGCGGGTATTCTGGTAAGCGGCCTCTCTATGTTCGGAATGATGACCATCCACTCTCTCGGCTTCATGGAATTAGGTTTGGCCGGTTTTTTCTTGGGAGCAGCTTCCGGCTTTTTCTGGACAAACAGATATCTGTTAACTCTTTACAACACCAAGGATGACAACAGGAACTATTTCTTCGGACTGGAATCTTTTTTCTTTTCCATTGCTTCCATCGGAGTACCCCTGATTATCGGGGCTTTTATCAGCCAAATTGACGGGAAAGAGATATTTGGTTTCGTGTTTGATGTCAACAAGTCCTATCGGATTGTCACCATGGTAGAAGTCGTAATCACCATCATAGCCTGCGGAGTGCTATGGAAAGGTAACTTTGATGCTCCGAAAGAGACTTCATTTATGTATTTCAAATTCCATCGACTATGGAAAAAGATGCTATTGCTGGCCTCGTTGAAAGGCATGGTACAGGGTTTCTTGGTAACAGCTCCGGCCATCCTTGTTCTTAAATTAGTGGGGAATGAAGGAGCATTGGGTTTAATACAAGGGGTAAGCGGAGCATTAACGGCTGTTCTGGTATACATACTAGGACGGATGGCCAAACCGGAAGACCGATTGAAGATATTTGCCGGTGGATTACTGGTGTTTTTTGCAGGTACCCTGTGCAATGGGATACTTTTTTCGGCAACCGGGGTGATTCTTTTTGTATTATGTAAAGTTATCTTTCAGCCTTTATTCGACTTGGCCTACTTTCCCATCATGATGAAGACGATAGATGCGGTAACCAAAATAGAGAAAAGGAACGAATATGCTTATATCATGAGCCACGAGTTCGGGCTTTTTTTAGGAAGAGCGTTCGGGTTGTTACTATTCATTTTTCTCGCTTATTGCATCTCACAAGATTTTGCACTGAAATATGCGCTGATCATCGTCGCCGGACTACAATTACTAGCTTATCCGCTGGCTAAAAATATTATTAACCAAACTAATATCGATAAAAAAGATGAGAATGAAAAATAA